The genomic region CTTTGCTACGTTGGAGTGACCCCGACGAGACGCGCCGTACCGGGACGAAGGCAAAGACGACGCACCCACACCGTCAGCCCGTTTCCCGGAGGTGCCCGTCATGGCCTGGGTTCTGCTCGTCGTCGCCGGTCTGCTCGAAGTCGGGTGGTCCGTCGGCATGAAGTACACCGACGGGTTCACGCGTCCGCTCCCCAGCGTTCTCACCGGTGCCGGCATCGTCGCCAGCATGCTGCTGCTGTCCCAGGCCGCCAAGACCCTGCCCATCGGTACCGCCTACGGCGTGTGGGTGGGCATCGGGGCGGCCGGGGCGGCGGTGTTCGGCATGGCCGTGCTGGGGGAGCCGGC from Streptomyces chartreusis NRRL 3882 harbors:
- a CDS encoding DMT family transporter, with the protein product MAWVLLVVAGLLEVGWSVGMKYTDGFTRPLPSVLTGAGIVASMLLLSQAAKTLPIGTAYGVWVGIGAAGAAVFGMAVLGEPATAARIFFVGLLLVAVVGLKATSGH